One window of the Salvia miltiorrhiza cultivar Shanhuang (shh) chromosome 6, IMPLAD_Smil_shh, whole genome shotgun sequence genome contains the following:
- the LOC130987571 gene encoding dolichyl-diphosphooligosaccharide--protein glycosyltransferase subunit 4A-like, with the protein MIDDQDLGFFANFLGIFIFILVIAYHYVTADPKYEGN; encoded by the coding sequence atgattgatgatcaaGACCTGGGCTTCTTTGCCAACTTTCTAggtattttcatatttattctgGTGATTGCTTACCATTACGTGACAGCGGACCCAAAATATGAGGGCAACTGA
- the LOC130987557 gene encoding DNA replication licensing factor MCM5: MSGWDEGGVYYSDQAQFPHGGGDQADTANRHQALQKFKEFIRNFQHKSQPNVFPYREALLSNPKFLLVDLADLISYDPDQILPQFLRQNPADYLPLFENAAAEVLAGLRARVQGETGEMEEPVPGEVQVLLRSAQDPVSMRSLGAQYISKLVKISGIVIAASRTKAKATYVTLLCKNCKNVKLVPCRPGLGGAIVPRSCDHAPQAGEEPCPIDPWLVVPDKSKYVDQQTLKLQENPEDVPTGELPRNMLLSVDRHLVQTIVPGTRLTIMGIYSVFQAANSSASHKGAVAVRQPYIRVVGLEETSEANSRGPTNFTRDEIEEFKKFASETDAYDKICSKIAPSIFGHVDVKKAVACLLFGGSRKTLPDGVRLRGDINVLLLGDPSTAKSQFLKFVEKTAPIAVYTSGKGSSAAGLTASVIRDNSTREFYLEGGAMVLADGGVVCIDEFDKMRAEDRVAIHEAMEQQTISIAKAGITTVLNSRTSVLAAANPPSGRYDDLKTAQDNIDLQTTILSRFDLIFIVKDIRMYAQDKNIASHIIKIHASADGTAGDTRTFKEDNWLKRYINYCRTECRPRLSESAASRLQESYVKIRQDMRKQANETGEAAVIPITVRQLEAIVRLSEALAKMTLSHVANDNHVLEAIRLFNNSTMDAARSGLNQHINLTPEMANEIKQAETQIKRRMGIGSHISERRLIDELSRMGLNESIVRRALLIMHQREEVEYKRERRVIVRKA, translated from the exons atgtctGGTTGGGATGAGGGCGGAGTATACTACAGCGATCAGGCGCAATTCCCCCATGGCGGCGGCGACCAGGCGGACACCGCGAACCGCCACCAAGCGCTCCAGAAATTCAAGGAATTCATAAGAAATTTCCAGCACAAGAGCCAGCCCAACGTCTTCCCATACAGAGAGGCCCTTTTGTCGAACCCCAAATTCCTGCTTGTCGATCTCGCCGACCTCATCTCCTACGATCCCGACCAAATCCTTCCCCAATTCCTCCGGCAGAACCCCGCCGACTATCTCCCGCTG TTTGAAAATGCTGCAGCAGAGGTTCTGGCAGGTCTCAGAGCTAGGGTTCAAGGAGAGACTGGAGAAATGGAAGAGCCGGTGCCAGGGGAAGTGCAAGTGCTGTTGAGGTCAGCGCAGGATCCTGTATCAATGCGGTCGTTAGGG GCACAGTATATTTCAAAACTGGTAAAGATATCTGGGATTGTTATAGCTGCCTCAAGGACTAAGGCAAAAGCCACCTATGTGACCCTTTTGTGTAAGAATTGCAAGAATGTGAAGCTTGTTCCATGTCGTCCAGGGCTTGGTGGAGCAATCGTCCCGCGGTCTTGTGACCATGCCCCTCAG GCTGGAGAAGAGCCATGTCCAATTGATCCTTGGCTCGTGGTTCCTGATAAAAGCAAGTACGTGGATCAACAGACACTAAAATTGCAGGAGAATCCTGAG GATGTCCCTACTGGTGAGTTGCCAAGGAACATGCTTCTATCTGTAGATCGCCATCTTGTGCAAACAATTGTTCCTGGAACTAGATTGACGATCATGGGGATATACAGTGTTTTTCAAGCTGCTAACTCATCAGCTTC tcaTAAAGGAGCAGTAGCAGTTAGGCAGCCCTATATTCGGGTTGTTGGATTAGAGGAAACTTCTGAGGCCAATTCTAGAGGGCCTACCAACTTCACCAGAGATGAG ATTGAAGAATTCAAAAAATTTGCATCAGAAACCGATGCATATGACAAAATATGCTCCAAGATTGCCCCATCAATATTTGGCCATGTAGATGTGAAAAAGGCTGTTGCCTGCCTTTTGTTTGGAGGTTCAAGAAAG ACTTTGCCTGATGGTGTAAGATTAAGAGGTGATATCAATGTGTTGCTCTTGGGGGATCCATCCACAGCCAAGTCACAG TTTCTCAAGTTTGTTGAGAAGACAGCTCCAATAGCTGTTTATACTTCTGGAAAAGGCTCATCTGCTGCTGGTCTGACTGCTTCTGTAATTCGAGATAATAGCACA CGGGAATTTTATCTAGAAGGAGGTGCCATGGTCCTGGCAGATGGAGGAGTTGTTTGTATAGATGAATTTGATAAAATGAGAGCAGAAGACAG GGTTGCCATTCATGAAGCAATGGAACAGCAAACTATATCCATTGCTAAAGCAGGAATAACAACAGTACTCAACTCAAGGACCTCTGTGCTTGCTGCGGCCAATCCTCCGTCTGGGCGCTATGATGACCTTAAG ACCGCTCAAGACAACATTGATTTACAGACAACAATTCTTTCaagatttgatttaatttttattgtgaAAGATATCAGAATGTATGCACAAGACAAG AATATTGCTAGCCACATCATCAAAATTCATGCATCAGCTGATGGAACCGCAGGGGACACAAGGACTTTCAAAGAAGACAACTGGCTGAAAAG GTATATAAACTATTGTCGAACTGAATGCCGTCCTCGTCTTTCAGAGTCTGCAGCATCCAGGTTGCAAGAGAGCTATGTAAAAATCAGACAG GATATGAGAAAGCAAGCAAATGAAACTGGTGAGGCTGCTGTTATACCAATTACAGTGAGGCAATTGGAAGCCATAGTGAGGTTAAGTGAAGCACTTGCCAAAATGACTCT GTCCCACGTTGCGAATGATAACCATGTCCTAGAAGCCATCAGGCTTTTCAACAACTCTACAATGGATGCTGCACGTTCTGGGTTGAATCAACACATAAACCTTACTCCTGAGATGGCAAATGAGATTAAG CAAGCGGAAACCCAGATCAAGAGACGAATGGGGATTGGAAGCCATATATCAGAGAGGCGGCTGATTGACGAGCTTTCTAGAATGGGCTTGAATGAATCCATT GTTAGGAGAGCGTTACTGATTATGCATCAAAGAGAAGAAGTAGAATACAAACGAGAAAGACGAGTAATTGTCCGTAAAGCTTGA
- the LOC130987559 gene encoding probable hexosyltransferase MUCI70, translating to MENDFVRSVSSRATRRNQHQQSKDGGGLLYTEKLSPEYTMKFTWKRGFIRLILTGGIIWMLIILTVLLFHIWSCQSSVAFFSALCNKDSKVYGMLSTMGLVTPPHRCPIPVAGDPNKIVIPKKRSPEKLVRRLSYIMEDSPINDRSQSSPLYRTAINGTQSTPLFGGHQTWKQRDKSFKIKPTMEVHCGFMKGGGEDMSSKDVEYVKKCKFVVATGIFDAYDTPHQPSNISKRSQTLFCFLMVVDEVSLEFIKNNATVREDNVGGEWVGIWRLILLKNQPYDEPRRNGKVPKILTHRLFPQAEYSIWIDGKMELIVDPLLLLERYLWRGKHTFAIAQHKHHRSIYEEADSNKRRKRYARPLIDLHMKIYRYEGMEPWNPQKGTWSDVPEGAIIIREHTALSNLASCLWFNEVHQFTPRDQLSFGYVVYRLGGMFKFFMFPNCEYNSIFVLHPHIREHSSKIEWAKSMEELRKHPELIESKGGLGLWTRYPGDLGSVVLPPVARTSKAG from the exons ATGGAAAATGATTTTGTTCGGTCCGTTTCTTCACGGGCTACCCGAAGAAATCAGCACCAGCAGAGTAAAG ATGGTGGAGGATTGTTGTACACTGAGAAATTATCGCCAGAATATACAATGAAGTTTACTTGGAAAAGGGGTTTCATTAGGTTGATTCTGACGGGAGGAATTATTTGGATGCTGATAATTCTCACTGTTTTGTTGTTTCATATTTGGTCTTGCCAATCCTCTGTTGCATTTTTTTCCG CTCTTTGTAACAAAGACAGCAAGGTATATGGCATGTTAAGTACAATGGGGCTTGTGACACCACCACATC GTTGTCCTATCCCCGTTGCTGGTGACCCAAATAAAATAGTCATTCCAAAGAAAAGATCGCCTGAAAAGCTGGTTCGAAGACTATCCTATATCATGGAAGATAGTCCTATAAATGACAGGTCTCAATCTTCTCCTCTCTATAGAACTGCTATTAATGGAACGCAATCTACTCCTCTCTTTGGTGGGCATCAAACTTGGAAGCAAAGAGACAAAAGCTTCAAGATAAAGCCAACCATGGAG GTCCATTGTGGATTTATGAAAGGTGGAGGAGAAGATATGAGTTCAAAAGATGTTGAAtatgtgaagaaatgtaaattTGTTGTTGCCACTGGCATTTTTGATGCTTATGATACGCCTCATCAGCCATCCAATATTAGTAAACGGTCGCAgactttattttgttttctaaTGGTGGTCGATGAAGTGTCCCTTgagtttataaaaaataatgctACTGTCAGAGAGGATAATGTTGGAGGAGAATGGGTTGGTATCTGGCGCCTGATTCTGCTTAAGAACCAGCCCTACGATGAACCTAGAAGAAACGGGAAGGTTCCCAAGATATTAACTCATAGGCTGTTCCCTCAAGCGGAGTACAGCATCTGGATTGATGGTAAAATGGAGCTCATAGTTGACCCATTGCTTCTACTCGAGAG ATATTTATGGCGTGGGAAGCACACATTTGCAATTGCTCAACATAAGCATCACCGAAGTATATATGAAGAGGCTGATTCAAACAAAAGAAGGAAGCGATATGCTCGCCCTCTCATTGATCTACATATGAAAATATATCGGTACGAAGGAATGGAGCCTTGGAATCCACAGAAAGGCACCTGGAGTG ACGTGCCTGAAGGAGCAATCATCATACGCGAACACACTGCGCTGAGCAATCTGGCTAGTTGCTTGTGGTTCAACGAGGTCCACCAATTCACGCCAAGAGATCAGCTAAGCTTTGGATACGTAGTCTATAGATTAGGCGGTATGTTCAAATTCTTTATGTTTCCGAATTGTGAATACAACTCGATCTTTGTGTTGCACCCGCACATTCGCGAGCATTCGTCTAAAATAGAGTGGGCAAAGAGTATGGAGGAGTTGAGAAAACACCCTGAGTTGATAGAGAGCAAAGGGGGATTAGGGTTGTGGACGCGATATCCAGGTGATCTTGGTTCGGTTGTGTTACCACCGGTAGCAAGAACATCTAAAGCTGGTTGA
- the LOC130987562 gene encoding uncharacterized protein LOC130987562 yields MGAMVAQNPGILPFNWKSTVSPTRLTTTFTSLPVRCSSFSSTRSLRYAVLGAGFAGLSVAWNLLRHGSKDSHLCVDIYDEAAVGGGASGIAGGLLHPYSPKVKLLWNGAECWDETLSLLNIAEQALLKLVNQGEGKILEDGESAIVRRRGILRPAVNLKSMNIMSENAQNYLANCRIEVINEDAAQKLVPNLSVPLNMAFYMPEALNVNAQRYLKGLYLACENLANGTSTLGHLNRELNFHQKSVPSLLELSGDYDAVIICFGARAAFLPELSGKLPLRACRGVIAKLQLSDDIREDYPPHSPSILSDAWLAVHGARHMDLGSTWDWESRTYSRDVTADEASEAVKVLLPKACLVYPAIEKWAITGTVGGLRGMPPVTANGSLPLLGCVDKYIDGSRSCKYWLFTGLGARGLLYHAWLGKLLVRAVLSCNEDLLPVELTSWKHKVHR; encoded by the exons ATGGGTGCGATGGTGGCGCAAAACCCAGGCATTTTGCCTTTCAATTGGAAATCAACAGTATCTCCTACACGCCTTACTACTACTTTCACTTCATTGCCTGTGCGTTGCTCCTCGTTTTCTTCTACACGATCCCTCAG ATACGCAGTTCTTGGCGCTGGCTTTGCTGGCTTATCCGTGGCTTGGAATTTGCTTCGG CATGGTTCCAAGGACTCGCATCTTTGTGTTGATATTTATGATGAAGCTGCTGTTGGTGGAGGTGCATCTGGAATTGCTGGTGGGCTTCTGCATCCATATTCGCCTAAAG TCAAGCTTCTTTGGAACGGTGCAGAGTGCTGGGACGAGACTTTGAGTCTCTTAAATATTGCTGAACAAGCACTTCTTAAGCTGGTAAATCAAGGAGAGGGTAAAATTTTGGAAGATGGTGAATCTGCTATAGTTAGGAGAAG GGGGATCTTGAGGCCAGCTGTCAATCTAAAGAGCATGAATATAATGTCAGAG AATGCTCAGAACTATCTTGCCAATTGCAGAATAGAGGTCATCAATGAGGATGCTGCACAAAAGCTTGTCCCAAATTTATCTGTGCCATTGAACATGGCATTTTATATGCCTGAAGCTCTGAATGTTAACGCTCAACGTTACCTCAAG GGTCTTTACTTAGCATGTGAAAATCTAGCTAATGGCACGTCAACCTTGGGCCATTTGAACAGAGAATTGAATTTTCACCAGAAATCCGTCCCCTCTCTGCTGGAACTTTCTG GGGACTATGATGCAGTGATTATCTGCTTTGGAGCCCGGGCAGCATTTCTTCCAGAGCTATCTGGAAAACTGCCTTTGAGAGCCTGTAGAGGAGTCATTGCTAAGCTGCAACTTTCCGATGATATAAG GGAAGATTATCCACCACACAGTCCCTCGATTCTGTCAGATGCCTGGCTTGCTGTCCATGGAGCTCGACACATGGATCTGGGATCAACATGGGACTGGGAATCAAGGACTTACTCTAGGGATGTTACAGCTGATGAAGCTTCCGAGGCAGTTAAAGTGCTTCTCCCAAAAGCATGTTTGGTGTATCCAGCAATAGAAAAGTGGGCCATAACTGGAACTGTTGGAGGGCTGAGGGGGATGCCGCCTGTCACTGCCAACGGATCACTTCCTCTTCTGGGTTGCGTAGACAAGTACATTGATGGAAGCCGTTCTTGCAAATACTGGCTGTTTACTGGCCTCGGAGCGAGGGGTCTGCTCTACCATGCTTGGCTTGGAAAACTGTTGGTTCGGGCCGTGCTTTCCTGCAACGAGGATTTGCTTCCTGTGGAGTTGACCTCATGGAAGCATAAAGTGCACCGATAA
- the LOC130987561 gene encoding uncharacterized protein LOC130987561 isoform X2: MGSKGKMTDYERRRLENIKRNDEMLAALKIRSKLNDLSTASAKRSSGGSKSYKRSPAKKPKTETPVVLRRSLRARGVPPDAATANGLDDDVDIEKQINKSQTMNSNSAPNVSPRKQGPIRMHDSYIGEDGLDNKLLELVKGCSREGLLNESGSVSYDSVDNIEGCKTSKIGKSSWGHVEELELKPENVARVVPGRIMSLRFFPTRDMQMVAVGNKFGDIGFWHVNGKEEDGDGIYLYHPHAGPVSGIVIDPFCISKMYSSCYEGFIRMMDVEKGVFDMVYHSEYCIYSISLSPRDVKSLYFGEGRGGFHKWDVRTGKSSLSCDLHGDRINSIDFNSETENIMATSSTDGTACIWDLRLMNKDKTTPLKTINHKRAVHSAYFSPSGKFLATTSYDDNVGLISGANYENTSMVYHYNQTGRWLSTFRGVWGWDDTSIYIGNMKRGVDVISVGGERVVATLQSDSMSAIPCRFDPHLYNVGVLASATSGGQVYIWTQP, from the exons ATGGGAAGCAAGGGTAAAATGACAGACTATGAGCGGCGGAGGCTGGAAAACATAAAGCGAAATGACGAAATGCTGGCGGCGCTCAAGATCCGCTCGAAGCTCAACGACCTCTCCACCGCTTCCGCCAAACGCAGCAG CGGTGGGAGCAAGTCGTATAAACGTAGTCCAGCAAAGAAGCCCAAAACTGAAACTCCGGTAGTACTGCGCCGGTCGCTTAGGGCACGTGGGGTGCCGCCTGATGCTGCTACTGCGAATGGCCTTGACGATGATGTTGATATCGAGAAGCAGATTAACAAATCCCAAACCATGAATTCCAACTCGGCGCCCAACGTATCCCCTCGAAAGCAGGGGCCCATTAGAATGCACGATTCATACATAGGTGAGGATGGATTGGACAACAAACTCTTAGAACTTGTTAAGGGATGTTCTCGGGAAGGCCTACTGAATGAGAGTGGTTCAGTTTCATATGATTCCGTTGATAATATTGAAGGCTGCAAGACTTCTAAAATTGGAAAGAGTTCATGGGGTCATGTGGAGGAGTTGGAATTGAAGCCTGAGAATGTAGCACGGGTGGTTCCTGGGAGAATTATGAGTTTGAGGTTTTTCCCTACTCGGGACATGCAAATGGTTGCTGTTGGAAACAAATTTGGAGATATCGGGTTTTGGCATGTTAATGGCAAGGAAGAGGATGGTGATGGAATTTATTTGTACCACCCACATGCAGGGCCTGTTTCTGGAATTGTGATAGACCCGTTTTGCATATCAAAG ATGTATAGCTCATGCTACGAAGGTTTTATCAGGATGATGGATGTGGAGAAAGGGGTGTTTGATATGGTATATCATAGTGAGTACTGTATATACTCTATATCACTAAGTCCCCGTGACGTGAAGTCCTTATACTTTGGTGAGGGCAGGGGAGGATTTCATAAGTGGGATGTGAGAACAGGAAAATCTTCTTTGTCGTGCGATTTACATGGAGATAGAATCAACAGCATAGACTTTAACTCAGAGACTGAGAATATCATGGCTACAAGTTCCACTGATGGCACTGCTTGTATTTGGGATCTGAGACTCATGAACAAAGATAAAACAACCCCGCTGAAGACCATTAATCATAAAAGAGCTGTACATTCTGCTTACTTTTCACCTTCAGGGAAGTTTCTAGCAACAACAAG CTACGATGACAACGTTGGTTTGATAAGTGGAGCTAATTACGAGAACACTTCTATGGTATACCACTACAACCAAACAGGCAGATGGTTGTCCACATTCAG AGGCGTATGGGGTTGGGACGACACATCTATCTACATTGGAAACATGAAGAGAGGAGTTGATGTCATTTCTGTTGGTGGGGAAAGAGTTGTTGCAACCTTACAAAGTGACAGCATGTCGGCTATTCCATGCCGGTTTGATCCACATCTGTACAACGTAGGTGTGCTTGCAAGTGCCACAAGTGGAGGCCAGGTTTACATTTGGACTCAGCCGTAA
- the LOC130987561 gene encoding DNA damage-binding protein cmr1 isoform X1 translates to MGSKGKMTDYERRRLENIKRNDEMLAALKIRSKLNDLSTASAKRSSSGGSKSYKRSPAKKPKTETPVVLRRSLRARGVPPDAATANGLDDDVDIEKQINKSQTMNSNSAPNVSPRKQGPIRMHDSYIGEDGLDNKLLELVKGCSREGLLNESGSVSYDSVDNIEGCKTSKIGKSSWGHVEELELKPENVARVVPGRIMSLRFFPTRDMQMVAVGNKFGDIGFWHVNGKEEDGDGIYLYHPHAGPVSGIVIDPFCISKMYSSCYEGFIRMMDVEKGVFDMVYHSEYCIYSISLSPRDVKSLYFGEGRGGFHKWDVRTGKSSLSCDLHGDRINSIDFNSETENIMATSSTDGTACIWDLRLMNKDKTTPLKTINHKRAVHSAYFSPSGKFLATTSYDDNVGLISGANYENTSMVYHYNQTGRWLSTFRGVWGWDDTSIYIGNMKRGVDVISVGGERVVATLQSDSMSAIPCRFDPHLYNVGVLASATSGGQVYIWTQP, encoded by the exons ATGGGAAGCAAGGGTAAAATGACAGACTATGAGCGGCGGAGGCTGGAAAACATAAAGCGAAATGACGAAATGCTGGCGGCGCTCAAGATCCGCTCGAAGCTCAACGACCTCTCCACCGCTTCCGCCAAACGCAGCAG CAGCGGTGGGAGCAAGTCGTATAAACGTAGTCCAGCAAAGAAGCCCAAAACTGAAACTCCGGTAGTACTGCGCCGGTCGCTTAGGGCACGTGGGGTGCCGCCTGATGCTGCTACTGCGAATGGCCTTGACGATGATGTTGATATCGAGAAGCAGATTAACAAATCCCAAACCATGAATTCCAACTCGGCGCCCAACGTATCCCCTCGAAAGCAGGGGCCCATTAGAATGCACGATTCATACATAGGTGAGGATGGATTGGACAACAAACTCTTAGAACTTGTTAAGGGATGTTCTCGGGAAGGCCTACTGAATGAGAGTGGTTCAGTTTCATATGATTCCGTTGATAATATTGAAGGCTGCAAGACTTCTAAAATTGGAAAGAGTTCATGGGGTCATGTGGAGGAGTTGGAATTGAAGCCTGAGAATGTAGCACGGGTGGTTCCTGGGAGAATTATGAGTTTGAGGTTTTTCCCTACTCGGGACATGCAAATGGTTGCTGTTGGAAACAAATTTGGAGATATCGGGTTTTGGCATGTTAATGGCAAGGAAGAGGATGGTGATGGAATTTATTTGTACCACCCACATGCAGGGCCTGTTTCTGGAATTGTGATAGACCCGTTTTGCATATCAAAG ATGTATAGCTCATGCTACGAAGGTTTTATCAGGATGATGGATGTGGAGAAAGGGGTGTTTGATATGGTATATCATAGTGAGTACTGTATATACTCTATATCACTAAGTCCCCGTGACGTGAAGTCCTTATACTTTGGTGAGGGCAGGGGAGGATTTCATAAGTGGGATGTGAGAACAGGAAAATCTTCTTTGTCGTGCGATTTACATGGAGATAGAATCAACAGCATAGACTTTAACTCAGAGACTGAGAATATCATGGCTACAAGTTCCACTGATGGCACTGCTTGTATTTGGGATCTGAGACTCATGAACAAAGATAAAACAACCCCGCTGAAGACCATTAATCATAAAAGAGCTGTACATTCTGCTTACTTTTCACCTTCAGGGAAGTTTCTAGCAACAACAAG CTACGATGACAACGTTGGTTTGATAAGTGGAGCTAATTACGAGAACACTTCTATGGTATACCACTACAACCAAACAGGCAGATGGTTGTCCACATTCAG AGGCGTATGGGGTTGGGACGACACATCTATCTACATTGGAAACATGAAGAGAGGAGTTGATGTCATTTCTGTTGGTGGGGAAAGAGTTGTTGCAACCTTACAAAGTGACAGCATGTCGGCTATTCCATGCCGGTTTGATCCACATCTGTACAACGTAGGTGTGCTTGCAAGTGCCACAAGTGGAGGCCAGGTTTACATTTGGACTCAGCCGTAA